The region cttatcctcttCGTTTTGCGCGTGCGCGCTTCACGAACTGTTAAacgttttaattttttataaaaattttctatatgaaagttgttttaaaaaatcatattaatttattttatattttttaataattaataattaattaatcatgtactaatctattactatgtttttcgtgctaGAGATaattataagttaacttatcctcacCGTGTCGAATGCGGCCCAAGTATCCTTAGGAGGTGgcagaaaataacataattcTAACAAACACGGCCAAATGAGGTATACACATAGCCAGGACAAAACAATTATGTTTTAAGTGAGGCAAGAGCAAGTAGCCAAGTAGTGAAGGAGGCGGGCTAGCCTAGCCGGAGGATGAGCTAGTAAAATTGAGAAAGGCATTGCCCGGTGGACTAGTGTAGCCAAAGTGGTAAGGTAGAGTTGCATGGCCAGCATGAATCTCGGCATGGTTTGGAGCGTCCCATGGAACTCTAGTGTCCTTTTTGTATCCACACTAGCGCTTCCTAGTAATAACTCAATCGAACATGATCATATTAATTATCATAATCATGTCAGTCACACCTATCATAATTTGAACTGTCCAATAACTAAATGATACAAACAGATCGGTtctataagagcaagtttaataataGAGCCAATGTATtagctataagtttatattagaGTTGAACATATAGACTGGCTATAAGGTTGGCTCTAATttttatctcatattttttcttttacgtacgcatttaacatatattttttgtcaGGTGTGTAAAGCCACCTTTTGCATGAGAGCCAACACAGtcctttttcttattttctctcttctccataTCACCTTATAGACAACTTTGGTGGTCATCATTTGgcattttgagaaaaaaggtgaaacgatatatttacaaacaaaaaataatttatatatgtacatatatacacatatacatacatatttgcTTTTAGGGATCTATAagtcaaagttaaaaaataactatgatacaaaattaaaaatttaatattaaaaatttaaattttggctcgtAATCCTGGACCAATGAAGCCGTTATAACCTACCATTCTATTTgctttaaaaacaaaaaacaaacaaaagagcAGACCAgatcgtctctctctctccacgtGCTCGAACGGCCGCGGATGCGCAAAGAACAATTGTAAAGTGCCTCTTCACTTACGATTGCCCGATCGATTGCTAACTTTATGTTGCTATTTTATCTTCACCTCACGCACACGGTCCAGTCGATCGGGCCAAGCGATTGGCTGGCTCGCGCGTGCCGTGCACCGCACCTGCTGCCTCTCGCAAGCACACGCAGGTCACAACTCACGaggcctcgtcctcgccgttgCGACGACTTGATTTGTCTCCACGCCGCGagcgacgcgcgcgcgcgtggcaTAAAAGCCCCGCCCCCGCGCACGCACCCGGCCggcaccgcgcgcgcgccgtggGTCTTGCAACCCAGCCGCCGAGTAGCTAGGTAGCAGGGCGAGTGGTAGTATGATGGAGGAGGATCATgcggcgtcggtggcggcgccgttGCTGTGGCcgcgcggcgtcgacggcggggcggcggcgaagcggcgTTGGCAAGGCGGCGCcgcgagggtggcggcggagtgGTGGGTGGAGTCCAAGAAGCTGTGGCGCATCGTGGGGCCGGCCATCTTCCAGCGGATCGCGCTGTACGGGATCAACGTCGTCTCGCAGGCCTTCATCGGACACATGGGCGACCTCGAGCTCGCCGCCTTCTCCATTGcctccaccgtcgtcgccggcttcAACTTCGGATTCCTGGTACGCACGCGAGCTCCTTTGAGCGCACAGACACACACGCATATGTATTGTAGCAGCTGACACATGGACGACGCCGGCCACGAACGTCTTGCAATGCATCGATCGGCGAAGTTTTGTCTCCCGTGCACTTGATTTGGATAGAGACAAAAGTGTATTTCGTTTATTTGTTGCCGTACACCCACCGATTCATCCCGGAAAGAAAATTGTTTCGGACAGCAACGATGTTctatcatttgattgtcataTATAGAAACCTTAACAACTTCATACTCAATGAACCTCGCTAATTTCTTATGGAAATTCAGATGAAATATTCGATAATCAACACTTTCCCAGAAATGGCAGATCAGTTTGCGGCAATTTTACACACCTTGCACAGTTACACAGTAAATTAAGTAGAATGCcagcattataattttttttcaaataagagcAGCTAtaatagcaagctataagccagttataagcatattttaagaagataagaggggagagaaggaCAACgggctattaatttatagccagctgcagcacaaaCTCTAAGACATAGTGTGTATGATAGGTGGAACCGGATATTTGTTGTGGAGTCTATGAATTGACTATAActgtactattgaacttgctctaagagggCAGATCAGGTTATGGTATGTTATCCTCTTTtcgaaaaaggaaaagtaaCACCAGCATTACTGCCAGAACAGCAGGTGTCTAGTGTATTTTTGGACTAGCTAGTTATTGTCGTCCTCAATTCGTACAGTATTGTGCACTCGCCTATGTGCGTTGATCACGCACGCGGTAGTTGGATTGAATTGAAATGATCAACATGACAACATGTATAGTAATACCCATAGGCACATACTGTATTTATTTGGGTGCACAGCGCGATCAGgtgatgtttagattgagaaaatttttgagaaaagtgtcacgttaaatgtttgatcggatgtcggagtgggtttttagacacgaatgaaaaaataaatttcacgaCTAACCTaaaaaccgcaagacgaatcttttgagcctaattaatccgtcattagcacatattagttactgtagcacttatggctaatcatgtgctaattaggctcaaaagattcatctcaagatttctttcataactgtgtaattagttttttggttcatctatatttgatgCTTTATctagatatccaaaaattcgatatgatgtttttgaaaaaaaaattagaactaaacgaggccttaaTTCGGTCCATTTTTTGTCGGAACACCATAATTTCCTCCAGGCTCTGCAGTATCCACGGTAGCTTTCAGGCAGAGTAGACTTCATGCATGATTTGTTCTTGGGCTCAGTCGTTTCGCAGAaacaactgcttataagctaaaatttgaattttagaatttaattttggatttgattttgtggtttttttcatTACGGTTTGTTTTAcccattttgtttttgagtcaatatgaacacgtatataaaaattttatttataaattatttttcgtttgtaaaaacGTATTCGCTTGTTCGTTAAAGAACGAAACGATAGGAacccttttttatataaaacagtAGGAGGCCGGTCAGCCGCCAGCTTgatgcatgtatgcatatatGGCTGGATCTCAGAGCTAGCTGCACTTTAATTAGACGGGCAGAAGCTATCTGAAAACGACGAAGAGATGAGTCGAGAGTGTTTTTTATACACTGAGGTTCAGGAACGATCCAAGaagagatggagagagattGCTAGTTTATTGATTTACGATGAATGATCCAATCAGACTATCGTGTCTAGTTTTGTAAGTTGTACGGTAATTCCacctttcctaaatatttaacgtattgattttttttaaacatttaattattcttttatttaaaaaagtacataattattaattatttttatattatattatttattgttttttaaatcttattttatttattattaaacatatatatatatatttagctttacatatttaataaaaaattaaatatttatagaaaacaaCGACATAAAATAATAGTACTACTTAATTAAGCCGGAAGAAGCGTGTCATAGCTGAGCACATGGATCGAGCGAATCAATGCCCGTCTGATCGCTGTCGCCTGTCGCCTTCTGCTGCGgttgtttatgtttatctCTGTCTGCGTGCCGAGACTGTGGCTGCCACGCACAGCTAGCTCCCGCGACCAACCTATGGCCACCTACGTACACACCTCGGCTGGCAGAAGCTAGTACGACATGATCTGCACTCTGTTGAGCCACTCTGAATGCGTCATGGCTCACGCCATGGTGATTGCTAGGCACTGTAgcagtaaaaaaatgtttaagtAATATGGTAATTATGGTTGATTGGTGATGGTAATAATCGAGCAATGGCGCGGGtggtttcttgatgatgtttGTGGTAGCTGGGCATGGCGAGCGCGCTGGAGACGCTGTGCGGGCAGGCGTTCGGCGCCAAGAAGTACCACATGCTGGGCGTGTACCTACAGCGGTCATGGCTGGTGCTCCTCGCGTTCGCCGTCCTGCTGACGCCGACGTACGTGCTCATGGAggacctgctgctgctgatcggGCAGCCGGCCGATCTGGCCAGCCTCGCCGGCAGGATGAGCGTCTGGCTGCTGCCGCAGCACTTCGCCATGGCGATGCTTCTCCCGCTCACGCGGTTCCTGCAGAGCCAGCTCAAGAACTGGGTGaccgcggccaccgccggcgtcgcgcTCGCGCTGCACGTCGTGATCACCTACCTGGTCGTGAGCCACCTCCAGCTGGGCCTCCTCGGCGCGGTCGCCACCGCCAACGTGGCGTGGTGGCTCGTCGTGCTGGGCCAGCTGGTCtacgtcgtcggcggcgggtgcCCGCTGTCGTGGAAGGGGTTCTCCATGGAGGCGTTCGCCGATTTCTGGGAGTTCATCAAGCTCTCCTCGGCCTCCGGAGTGATGCTTTGGTGCGCACATTTTCACTGCACTCGAGCACAACGACATTGACGCATATAACTCATCTCACTAGCTTCTTTTGCTCATCTACAGCTTGGAGAACTGGTACTACAGAGTGCTGGTGTTGCTTACAGGGTATCTGAAGAACGCTGAAATCGCTGTGGACGCGCTCTCCATATGGTAACTAGAACTAGCAGAACCAATCAATTTTTGTCCACTAAATCcaaattcttcttcttcactgATTGCATCGCATTGCACTGGTTCGTACTTCGTAGCTTGACGATCAACGGATGGGAGATGATGATTCCATTTGGCTTCTTGGCTGCAACTGGGTACGTGCAGTATTACTACACTGGTTCTCATTAGTCCATGACCTGAACTTGATCAGCCCACCATGGCATGCGCTGAATTGAAATGGCAGCGTGCGGGTGGCGAACGAgctcggcgccggcagcggcaaGGGCGCGCggttcgccgtcgtcgtgtcCCTCACCACCTCGGTGGCGATCGGCCTCGTCTTCTGGTGCCTGATCATGGCCTACAACGACGTGATGGCGCTCCTCTTCTCGTCGAGCAGCGTCGTGCTCGACGCCGTCCGCAGCCTGTCCGTGCTGCTCGCCTTCACCGTCCTCCTCAACAGCGTGCAGCCGGTGCTCTCAGGCAAGCCCGAACCCTCGTGCCACCGAGGTTGCACGGACTGCACGGCCGTCGACGAGCCATGGTGCGGATACATTCTAAGCTAGCTCTCTGCTGCATTGGCATTGCAGGGGTGGCTATTGGTTCAGGGTGGCAAGCACTCGTCGCCTACGTCAACGTCGGCAGCTACTACTTGGTCGGAGTTCCCCTTGGCGCCATATTGGGTTGGCCATTGAATTTCGGAGTTGGCGTAATTCTCTGAACACATTGCAGTACAACTTCTACATAATAGATTCATTTTAGGTTTTTCCCTTCTTGTAAGCTCTTGTACGGTGATTTCTACTGATAATAGTATTATACCACTTGTAATACTAGAATCATAAAGATAATCTCATAAATATTGATCTTAGACATtaattatactactagtatttAAAGTGGTATTATAAATAGATATGGTCCGATCATTTCTACTATCCGGAGAAACAGTAAATTTTGTTCGAATATATGCATGCCAATGTTTGAATTGGTCCTGATAGTTCACCAAAATTGCAGGGAATTTGGTCCGGGTTGATTGGTGGGACAGCTGTTCAGACACTAGTATTAGCCTATCTCACTGTCAGATGTGACTGGGATGAAGAGGTACACTTTTATTTACTTCCAACCTTTTCTTGTCATGAAAATGGACCATTACAATCGCTTGGAGAAATTTTAGTTCATTGCTGTTGTGTTTTTCATGCAGGCAAAGAAAGCCAGTACAAGGATGGAAGTATGGGCCAGCACAAAAAAATGATGCAACTAACAGTTTGTGCTAGTGAGGTTTCTTGGACACACAAAGCACAAAGGGAACACTGGAATGTGCAGTAGAAGAACCGCTACTTCTGCTCAGTATAAGAGGTAAACTGATCAGAATAGATCAAGGGAAGAGAGCATTTGGAAAGAAAACAGCTGGTCTGTCCGCAAGTATACCGCCTTGTCTGCGGAtcacatataaacatattcaCGTTACCTTAGGCTGCAGGCAGCCAGTTTCTGAAGACGCTCGTTTGCCAAAGAGACCGTCGGTGCCGTCAGAAAAATGCATAGGATTGTCTAGGGTGATAAGTGTGAATTGTGATT is a window of Oryza brachyantha chromosome 8, ObraRS2, whole genome shotgun sequence DNA encoding:
- the LOC102701292 gene encoding protein DETOXIFICATION 27-like, encoding MMEEDHAASVAAPLLWPRGVDGGAAAKRRWQGGAARVAAEWWVESKKLWRIVGPAIFQRIALYGINVVSQAFIGHMGDLELAAFSIASTVVAGFNFGFLLGMASALETLCGQAFGAKKYHMLGVYLQRSWLVLLAFAVLLTPTYVLMEDLLLLIGQPADLASLAGRMSVWLLPQHFAMAMLLPLTRFLQSQLKNWVTAATAGVALALHVVITYLVVSHLQLGLLGAVATANVAWWLVVLGQLVYVVGGGCPLSWKGFSMEAFADFWEFIKLSSASGVMLCLENWYYRVLVLLTGYLKNAEIAVDALSICLTINGWEMMIPFGFLAATGVRVANELGAGSGKGARFAVVVSLTTSVAIGLVFWCLIMAYNDVMALLFSSSSVVLDAVRSLSVLLAFTVLLNSVQPVLSGVAIGSGWQALVAYVNVGSYYLVGVPLGAILGWPLNFGVGGIWSGLIGGTAVQTLVLAYLTVRCDWDEEAKKASTRMEVWASTKK